AAAGAAGATCTGTTTTCAAGCAGTTCAAATGATGAATGTGTTTGAGCTCTATCATGCAGGTTTCGAGGGGGAAGTGCAAGTTTTGTGATGTGCTGTGAACAGGATTGCATGCAGAGACATCAACCAGGAGTGATGTAGAAATTACAGATGAATTCAGGGTAGAAAGTGCATTCTTCCCCGTTTCTTCGGATACGAAGTAATTTTTCTTGTTGCTAAAAAGTGTTTGAGTGTAGCGAGATAGGAGAATTTAATTGTGGTGATCTGTTGATTGGTACGAGGGTTGCTTTTGAGAACCTGTATGAGTTTTTGTGTCTCAGAGGATTGAGACCTGTCATGGAAACAGAAATGCAGCCGGGCAATGGATTGCTTGCCCCACCGGTAAAAAAAGGAATTGAATAATGTTAGAAAATGTTTCTCCCAAAGTGATTCACAAGATTATGGCCGCCGAAGGATATCTGGAACTGGGCATGCCCATACAGGCACTCGATGCATTGCACTCGATGGAAGACGCTGGCGTGCTCGAAGCGATGCGGCTCTATCTGATTGGAGAAGCCTACCGTCGTCAGGAAAAGTATCATGAAGCAATTGAACCATTACATCAGGCAGCGCGTCTGTTTCCTGTGATGGAAAGCCGCAAGGCCTGGAGTTCGTTGAGCGAATGTTTTCGCCTGGGAGGCTATCACGAACTGGCTGAAGTCGCTTCCTTGACCGCCGAAGCGGTCGAAGAGATCGAAGTGACCTGTGCGGTTTTGAGCCTGACTGAAACGCAAAAAAAGGCGTTTGAGTGGAATGATCTTTCTTCCCGGATGTCCAGTTTCACTGAGTTCAACCGGTTTAGTGCCCCCCGGATTCCCCGCTGAAACATCGGAAATTATCAGAATTCTTGTTATAGTGAGTTTTGTGAAATAGATATAAGGTGTTTTATTG
This genomic interval from Gimesia alba contains the following:
- a CDS encoding tetratricopeptide repeat protein: MLENVSPKVIHKIMAAEGYLELGMPIQALDALHSMEDAGVLEAMRLYLIGEAYRRQEKYHEAIEPLHQAARLFPVMESRKAWSSLSECFRLGGYHELAEVASLTAEAVEEIEVTCAVLSLTETQKKAFEWNDLSSRMSSFTEFNRFSAPRIPR